A single genomic interval of Astyanax mexicanus isolate ESR-SI-001 chromosome 4, AstMex3_surface, whole genome shotgun sequence harbors:
- the LOC111190630 gene encoding G2/M phase-specific E3 ubiquitin-protein ligase-like encodes MQIQNAATVEEARLAIFDASESLSILGALRHIKDLDERDDLVLEAAQDYFEGRVKVGLEQLAEGLETFGLAEAIRKHPSEFEGLFLKSSKSLVAKDLISLFQPNFSPRGSNRRREENRVLCFWRDWLMEGDQCIPVTLEKVLIFASGLDRLPPLGFQVPPSLEFLHATGCRRPLP; translated from the exons atgcAGATACAGAATGCTGCTACTGTTGAAGAAGCAAGATTGGCCATTTTTGATGCTTCAGAAAGCTTGTCAATCCTTGGAGCATTACGGCACATTAAAGACCTTGATGAGCGGGATGATTTGGTCCTTGAAGCTGCCCAGGATTACTTTGAGGGGAGAGTAAAAGTAGGACTGGAACA gttggCAGAAGGTTTGGAGACATTTGGCTTAGCAGAGGCTATCCGTAAGCACCCCTCCGAATTTGAAGGTCTGTTTTTAAAATCTTCAAAATCCTTAGTGGCCAAGGATCTAATAAGTCTGTTTCAGCCCAACTTTTCACCACGTGGAAGCAACCGGCGGCGTGAGGAGAACAGAGTTCTTTGCTTTTGGAGAGACTGGCTAATGGAAG GTGACCAGTGTATCCCTGTGACCCTGGAAAAGGTGCTCATCTTTGCATCAGGACTTGACAGACTCCCTCCCCTGGGATTTCAAGTCCCACCGTCTTTGGAATTCCTGCATGCAACAGGGTGCCGGAGACCGCTACCATAA
- the LOC111190304 gene encoding uncharacterized protein LOC111190304, producing the protein MASEVFSLQLAMSPTPMLSTLTGTLEVNGISESCTLYVLWMSGDDVQEILSNEQDSSTSCGNESLLSTSRSLLSTVPTPSITTNTNMCPLDIESQTSTTSLPPLLTSPTHSLCLPPDTVLQPSTTLSIFPPIPLGPLTSTTHNIRLPPDAIPPITSTHSIVPSPDTMALTSPTRSISPPLYIATPATPTHSISSPLEPVPILSPTLEVDHDLDDHFMSDG; encoded by the exons ATGGCCAGTGAAGTATTTTCATTACAGCTGGCCATGTCACCAACACCAATGTTAAGCACTTTGACTGGCACTCTGGAGGTAAATGGGATTTCTGAGTCCTGTACATTGTACGTTCTATGGATGTCAGGAGATGATGTACAG GAAATACTGTCAAATGAGCAAGATTCGTCTACTTCATGTGGGAATGAATCTTTGCTATCCACTTCCAGATCTCTTCTCTCCACGGTTCCTACACCCTCCATAACTACCAATACTAACATGTGTCCTCTAGACATTGAGTCTCAGACCTCAACAACTTCACTGCCTCCCCTACTGACCTCCCCCACTCACAGTCTTTGCCTTCCTCCAGACACTGTACTCCAGCCCTCTACAACTCTTAGCATTTTCCCTCCTATACCCCTTGGGCCCCTCACCTCTACCACTCACAACATTCGCCTTCCTCCAGACGCTATACCACCCATCACCTCCACTCACAGTATAGTTCCTTCTCCAGACACTATGGCCCTGACCTCCCCCACTCGAAGCATTTCTCCTCCTCTGTACATTGCAACCCCAGCCACCCCCACTCACAGCATTTCCTCTCCTCTTGAGCCTGTACCCATCTTAAGTCCCACACTTGAGGTAGACCATGATCTGGATGATCACTTCATGTCAGATGGGTAA